In Pseudomonas putida, a genomic segment contains:
- a CDS encoding aldolase — protein MTTTMQTPKDQLVQLAEKQMLTALVDNTYTPRQKLALTCRILFDGGHDSGLAGQITARAEEAGTYYTQQLGLGFDEISASNLLVVDEDLNVLSGRGMANPANRFHSWLYRARQDVNCIIHTHPLHSAALSMLEVPLAISHMDLCPLFEDCAFLKDWPGVPVGNEEGEIISRAIGDKRAILLSHHGLLIAGGSIEEACVLALLFERAAKMQLLAMAAGEIRPIPQALGQEAHDWISTPKRHGAAFSYYARRALRAHGDCLG, from the coding sequence GTGACTACGACTATGCAAACCCCCAAGGACCAGCTCGTCCAGCTCGCAGAAAAGCAGATGCTGACGGCGCTGGTCGATAACACCTATACCCCACGGCAGAAGCTCGCGTTGACCTGCCGCATTCTCTTCGACGGCGGCCACGACTCGGGCCTGGCCGGACAGATCACGGCGCGGGCAGAAGAGGCGGGGACCTATTATACGCAACAGCTTGGCCTGGGCTTCGACGAGATATCGGCGAGCAACCTGCTGGTGGTGGACGAGGATCTCAACGTGCTCAGCGGCCGCGGCATGGCCAATCCGGCCAATCGCTTCCACAGCTGGTTGTACCGCGCGCGCCAGGATGTGAACTGCATCATCCATACCCATCCGTTGCACAGTGCCGCCCTGTCGATGCTCGAAGTGCCGCTGGCCATTTCACACATGGACCTCTGCCCGCTGTTCGAGGACTGCGCCTTCCTCAAGGACTGGCCCGGCGTGCCGGTCGGCAACGAAGAGGGTGAGATCATCTCGCGGGCGATTGGCGACAAGCGCGCCATCCTGCTTTCCCACCATGGCCTGCTCATCGCTGGCGGTTCGATCGAAGAGGCCTGTGTGCTGGCGCTGCTGTTCGAGCGTGCCGCGAAGATGCAACTGCTGGCCATGGCCGCCGGCGAGATTCGCCCCATTCCCCAAGCCTTGGGCCAGGAAGCCCATGATTGGATCTCCACGCCCAAACGTCATGGCGCTGCGTTCAGCTATTACGCACGTCGTGCCTTGCGTGCCCATGGCGACTGCCTGGGCTGA